The Mauremys mutica isolate MM-2020 ecotype Southern chromosome 1, ASM2049712v1, whole genome shotgun sequence genome has a segment encoding these proteins:
- the ENO2 gene encoding gamma-enolase isoform X1, which translates to MSIEKIHAREILDSRGNPTIEVDLYTEKGMFRAAVPSGASTGIYEALELRDNDKFRFLGKGVLQAVDHINSTIAPALLGSGLSVVDQEKIDNLMLEMDGTENKSKFGANAILGVSLAVCKAGAAEKDVPLYRHIADLAGNSDLILPVPAFNVINGGSHAGNKLAMQEFMILPVGAESFRDAMRIGAEVYHNLKSVIKEKYGKDATNVGDEGGFAPNILENSEALELLKEAIDKAGYTEKIVIGMDVAASEFYRDGKYDLDFKSPDDPSRYISADELGDLYQSFVRDYPVVSIEDPFDQDDWEAWSKFTANVGIQIVGDDLTVTNPKRIERAVEEKACNCLLLKVNQIGSVTEAIQACKLAQENGWGVMVSHRSGETEDTFIADLVVGLCTGQIKTGAPCRSERLAKYNQLMRIEEELGDEARFAGHNFRNPSVL; encoded by the exons ATGTCCATTGAAAAGATCCATGCCCGGGAGATCCTGGATTCCCGTGGAAATCCCACCATTGAGGTGGATTTGTACACAGAAAAAG GCATGTTCCGTGCTGCAGTTCCTAGTGGTGCTTCCACTGGCATCTACGAAGCTCTGGAGCTGCGAGATAATGACAAGTTCAGATTCCTCGGAAAAG GGGTCCTGCAGGCCGTGGATCATATCAACAGCACTATCGCCCCAGCTCTCCTGGGCTCT GGTCTCTCTGTTGTGGATCAAGAGAAGATAGACAACCTCATGCTAGAGATGGACGGGacagaaaataaat ctaaATTTGGAGCCAATGCAATCCTGGGGGTCTCTCTGGCTGTGTGCAAGGCAGGTGCTGCGGAGAAGGATGTGCCCCTGTATCGACACATCGCTGACCTGGCTGGGAACTCCGACCTCATCTTGCCAGTGCCC GCCTTCAATGTGATCAACGGAGGCTCCCACGCAGGGAACAAGCTGGCCATGCAGGAGTTCATGATCCTGCCCGTGGGGGCTGAAAGCTTCCGGGATGCCATGCGCATTGGAGCCGAGGTCTACCACAACCTCAAGAGCGTCATCAAGGAAAAGTATGGGAAGGATGCCACCAATGTGGGTGATGAGGGCGGCTTTGCCCCCAACATCCTGGAGAACAGCGAAG ctctggaACTCCTCAAGGAAGCCATTGACAAAGCCGGCTACACTGAGAAGATTGTCATTGGCATGGATGTGGCAGCATCTGAGTTCTACCGCGATGGCAAATACGATTTGGACTTCAAATCCCCCGATGACCCCAGCCGCTACATCTCTGCCGACGAGCTGGGAGACCTCTACCAAAGCTTTGTTCGCGATTACCCAG TGGTCTCTATTGAGGATCCTTTTGATCAGGATGACTGGGAGGCCTGGTCCAAGTTCACAGCCAATGTGGGGATTCAGATTGTGGGGGATGACCTGACAGTGACCAACCCCAAGCGCATCGAGCGAGCTGTTGAGGAAAAAGCCTGCAACTGCCTCCTGCTCAAAGTCAACCAGATTGGATCAGTTACTGAAGCCATTCAAGC CTGTAAGTTGGCCCAGGAGAATGGCTGGGGAGTGATGGTGAGTCACCGTTCTGGGGAGACCGAAGACACCTTCATTGCTGACCTGGTTGTGGGCCTGTGTACTGGGCAG ATAAAGACAGGAGCCCCCTGCAGGTCTGAGCGACTGGCCAAATACAACCAGCTTATGAG GATTGAGGAAGAGCTTGGGGATGAAGCTCGCTTCGCTGGACACAACTTTCGTAACCCAAGTGTCCTTTGA
- the ENO2 gene encoding gamma-enolase isoform X2 → MPGRSWIPVEIPPLRWICTQKKACSVLQFLVVLPLASTKLWSCEIMTSSDSSEKGLSVVDQEKIDNLMLEMDGTENKSKFGANAILGVSLAVCKAGAAEKDVPLYRHIADLAGNSDLILPVPAFNVINGGSHAGNKLAMQEFMILPVGAESFRDAMRIGAEVYHNLKSVIKEKYGKDATNVGDEGGFAPNILENSEALELLKEAIDKAGYTEKIVIGMDVAASEFYRDGKYDLDFKSPDDPSRYISADELGDLYQSFVRDYPVVSIEDPFDQDDWEAWSKFTANVGIQIVGDDLTVTNPKRIERAVEEKACNCLLLKVNQIGSVTEAIQACKLAQENGWGVMVSHRSGETEDTFIADLVVGLCTGQIKTGAPCRSERLAKYNQLMRIEEELGDEARFAGHNFRNPSVL, encoded by the exons ATGCCCGGGAGATCCTGGATTCCCGTGGAAATCCCACCATTGAGGTGGATTTGTACACAGAAAAAG GCATGTTCCGTGCTGCAGTTCCTAGTGGTGCTTCCACTGGCATCTACGAAGCTCTGGAGCTGCGAGATAATGACAAGTTCAGATTCCTCGGAAAAG GGTCTCTCTGTTGTGGATCAAGAGAAGATAGACAACCTCATGCTAGAGATGGACGGGacagaaaataaat ctaaATTTGGAGCCAATGCAATCCTGGGGGTCTCTCTGGCTGTGTGCAAGGCAGGTGCTGCGGAGAAGGATGTGCCCCTGTATCGACACATCGCTGACCTGGCTGGGAACTCCGACCTCATCTTGCCAGTGCCC GCCTTCAATGTGATCAACGGAGGCTCCCACGCAGGGAACAAGCTGGCCATGCAGGAGTTCATGATCCTGCCCGTGGGGGCTGAAAGCTTCCGGGATGCCATGCGCATTGGAGCCGAGGTCTACCACAACCTCAAGAGCGTCATCAAGGAAAAGTATGGGAAGGATGCCACCAATGTGGGTGATGAGGGCGGCTTTGCCCCCAACATCCTGGAGAACAGCGAAG ctctggaACTCCTCAAGGAAGCCATTGACAAAGCCGGCTACACTGAGAAGATTGTCATTGGCATGGATGTGGCAGCATCTGAGTTCTACCGCGATGGCAAATACGATTTGGACTTCAAATCCCCCGATGACCCCAGCCGCTACATCTCTGCCGACGAGCTGGGAGACCTCTACCAAAGCTTTGTTCGCGATTACCCAG TGGTCTCTATTGAGGATCCTTTTGATCAGGATGACTGGGAGGCCTGGTCCAAGTTCACAGCCAATGTGGGGATTCAGATTGTGGGGGATGACCTGACAGTGACCAACCCCAAGCGCATCGAGCGAGCTGTTGAGGAAAAAGCCTGCAACTGCCTCCTGCTCAAAGTCAACCAGATTGGATCAGTTACTGAAGCCATTCAAGC CTGTAAGTTGGCCCAGGAGAATGGCTGGGGAGTGATGGTGAGTCACCGTTCTGGGGAGACCGAAGACACCTTCATTGCTGACCTGGTTGTGGGCCTGTGTACTGGGCAG ATAAAGACAGGAGCCCCCTGCAGGTCTGAGCGACTGGCCAAATACAACCAGCTTATGAG GATTGAGGAAGAGCTTGGGGATGAAGCTCGCTTCGCTGGACACAACTTTCGTAACCCAAGTGTCCTTTGA